From one Phocoena sinus isolate mPhoSin1 chromosome 4, mPhoSin1.pri, whole genome shotgun sequence genomic stretch:
- the KY gene encoding kyphoscoliosis peptidase isoform X1 — translation MELKKDSNAVSIDMLLIVHSEKRHAAQGAHSDRQADPGAPPQRRGGLQGVGNGIRRWQKLERNDLHGNLAEKQHAQQTQVITSYDNQGTQLTVEVHPQDAMPQLLKKFSLAKRLQGDKNGNTRARQPGGKDAHAYPWDRSSLKSMPLDLRQFEKLDTYASQVTVKSGLDALVSDLLQEAHSDLERVRAIWIWICHHIEYDIEAAQEKDRQAFKPTTILQTQKTNCDGYAGLFERMCRIAGVQCMTVPGYSKGFGYQPGQSFSGEFDHAWNAVFLEGRWHLVDSTWGSGLVDSTTSKFTFLYNEFYFLTHPALFIEDHFPDNKNWQLLKPPQSLRQFENNMYHKSEFYNKGMLSAHPQTSIIKTVNGKVTVTIESCAPTLFMFMLNGKQEHGLLSLRKNGMKLDVYPPTVGTHKLQIFAKGNSEIYSSVLEYTLKCHYADIDVRLPAELHQPVGPSWFSEQMGITKPSHPEPVIYTSDGRCSVSFGVEEGISVLASLHGDDGPVTEETQRRYIFQLQREKRTELKVQLPHAGKFALKIFVKKRQEPGNYVFVFNYLLCCTNSKVNWPVFPESFGNWGQDNELLEPLSGVLPANHNVPFKLKLHGVAKALVKGQDTWPLTLNREGYWEGSCNTAGCQEVYVMVLENANHNFYSYILKYKVNAQ, via the exons GAAACCTGGCGGAGAAGCAGCACGCCCAGCAGACCCAGGTCATCACCTCCTACGACAACCAAG GGACACAGCTGACTGTGGAGGTCCACCCTCAGGATGCCATGCCCCAGCTGCTCAAGAAGTTCTCCTTGGCTAAAC GTTTACAAGGcgataaaaatggaaacacaagagcCCGGCAGCCTGGAGGGAAAGACGCCCACG CCTACCCCTGGGATCGCTCCAGCCTGAAATCCATGCCCCTGGACCTGCGGCAGTTTGAGAAACTGGACACCTATGCCTCACAG GTGACAGTCAAGAGTGGCCTGGACGCGCTGGTGAGCGACCTGCTCCAGGAGGCTCACAGTGACCTGGAGAGGGTCCGCGCCATCTGGATCTGGATCTGCCACCACATAG aGTATGACATCGAGGCTGCCCAGGAGAAGGACCGCCAGGCCTTCAAACCCACCACCATCCTGCAGACTCAGAAGACCAACTGTGATGGCTACGCTGGGCTCTTTGAGAGAATGTGCAG GATCGCTGGCGTGCAGTGCATGACGGTGCCTGGCTACTCCAAGGGCTTTGGCTACCAGCCGGGGCAGAGCTTCTCCGGGGAGTTTGACCACGCCTGGAACGCCGTGTTCCTGGAGGGGAGATGGCACCTGGTGGACAGCACCTGGGGCAGCGGCCTGGTGGATTCCACCACCTCCAAATTCACCTTCCT CTACAATGAATTCTACTTCCTCACCCACCCTGCACTGTTCATCGAGGACCATTTCCCGGACAACAAGAACTGGCAGCTGCTCAAGCCTCCTCAATCTCTGAGGCAGTTTGAGAATAACATGTATCACAAGAGTGAGTTCTACAACAAGGGGATGCTGAGCGCCCACCCGCAGACCTCCATCATCAAAACAG TGAACGGGAAGGTCACAGTCACCATCGAGAGCTGCGCCCCGACGCTGTTCATGTTCATGCTCAACGGCAAGCAGGAGCACGGGCTGCTGAGCCTCAGGAAGAACGGGATGAAGCTGGACGTGTACCCTCCGACCGTGGGCACCCACAAGCTGCAGATCTTCGCCAAGGGCAACTCAGAGATCTACAGCTCGGTGCTGGAGTACACACTCAAGTGCCACTACGCAGACATCGACGTCCGGCTGCCTGCGGAGCTGCACCAGCCCGTGGGGCCCAGCTGGTTCTCGGAGCAGATGGGCATCACGAAGCCGTCCCACCCCGAGCCTGTCATCTACACCAGCGACGGGCGCTGCTCCGTCAGCTTCGGCGTGGAGGAGGGCATCAGCGTCCTGGCATCGCTGCACGGGGACGATGGCCCCGTCACCGAGGAGACACAGCGGCGCTACATCTTCCAGCTGCAGCGGGAGAAGCGGACGGAGCTGAAAGTCCAGTTGCCCCATGCCGGCAAGTTCGCGCTCAAGATCTTCGTCAAGAAGAGGCAGGAACCGGGCAACTACGTCTTCGTCTTCAATTACCTCCTGTGCTGCACCAACAGCAAGGTGAACTGGCCCGTGTTCCCCGAGAGCTTCGGCAACTGGGGGCAGGACAATGAGCTACTGGAGCCCCTGTCGGGCGTGCTGCCCGCCAACCACAACGTCCCGTTCAAACTGAAGCTGCACGGTGTCGCCAAAGCCCTGGTGAAGGGGCAGGACACGTGGCCCCTGACCCTGAACCGCGAGGGCTACTGGGAGGGCAGCTGCAACACAGCCGGCTGCCAGGAGGTCTACGTCATGGTGCTGGAGAATGCCAACCACAACTTCTACTCCTACATCCTGAAATACAAGGTGAACGCCCAGTGA